Proteins from one Pongo abelii isolate AG06213 chromosome 19, NHGRI_mPonAbe1-v2.0_pri, whole genome shotgun sequence genomic window:
- the DLX4 gene encoding homeobox protein DLX-4 isoform X2 has translation MKLSVLSPRSLLAPYTVLCCPPDSEKPRLSPEPSERRPQAPAKKLRKPRTIYSSLQLQHLNQRFQHTQYLALPERAQLAAQLGLTQTQVKIWFQNKRSKYKKLLKQNSGGQEGDFPGRTFSVSPCSPPLPSLWDLPKAGTLPTSGYGNSFGAWYQHHSSDVLASPQMM, from the exons ATGAAACTGTCCGTCCTATCCCCTCGCTCCCTCCTCGCCCCCTACACCGTGTTATGCTGCCCACCAGACTCGGAGAAGCCGCGGCTGTCCCCGGAACCCTCAGAGCGGCGCCCTCAGGCCCCGGCCAAAAAGCTCCGCAAGCCGAGGACCATCTACTCCAGCCTGCAGCTGCAGCACCTAAACCAGCGTTTCCAGCACACGCAGTACCTGGCGCTGCCCGAGAGGGCCCAGCTGGCAGCGCAGCTCGGCCTTACCCAGACCCAG GTAAAGATCTGGTTTCAGAACAAACGCTCCAAGTATAAGAAGCTCCTGAAGCAGAATTCTGGGGGGCAGGAAGGGGACTTTCCTGGGAGGACCTTCTCTGTGtctccctgctccccacccctcccctccctctgggaTCTACCCAAGGCAGGGACCCTGCCCACCAGTGGCTATGGCAACAGCTTTGGAGCCTGGTATCAGCATCACTCCTCAGATGTCCTGGCTTCGCCTCAGATGATGTGA
- the DLX4 gene encoding homeobox protein DLX-4 isoform X1: MTSLPCPLPGRDASKAVFPDLAPVPSVAAAYPLGLSPTTAASPNLSYSRPYGHLLSYPYTEPANPGDSYLSCQQPAALSQPLCGPAEHPQELEADSEKPRLSPEPSERRPQAPAKKLRKPRTIYSSLQLQHLNQRFQHTQYLALPERAQLAAQLGLTQTQVKIWFQNKRSKYKKLLKQNSGGQEGDFPGRTFSVSPCSPPLPSLWDLPKAGTLPTSGYGNSFGAWYQHHSSDVLASPQMM; encoded by the exons ATGACCTCCTTGCCCTGCCCTCTCCCCGGCCGGGACGCCTCCAAAGCTGTCTTCCCAGACCTCGCCCCCGTCCCGTCGGTAGCGGCTGCCTACCCGCTTGGCCTGTCCCCTACAACCGCAGCCTCCCCCAATTTGTCCTACTCCAGGCCGTATGGCCACCTCCTGTCTTACCCCTACACCGAGCCAGCGAACCCTGGAGACTCCTACCTGTCCTGCCAGCAACCCGCGGCGCTCTCTCAGCCCCTCTGCGGACCTGCAGAGCACCCTCAGGAACTCGAGGCAG ACTCGGAGAAGCCGCGGCTGTCCCCGGAACCCTCAGAGCGGCGCCCTCAGGCCCCGGCCAAAAAGCTCCGCAAGCCGAGGACCATCTACTCCAGCCTGCAGCTGCAGCACCTAAACCAGCGTTTCCAGCACACGCAGTACCTGGCGCTGCCCGAGAGGGCCCAGCTGGCAGCGCAGCTCGGCCTTACCCAGACCCAG GTAAAGATCTGGTTTCAGAACAAACGCTCCAAGTATAAGAAGCTCCTGAAGCAGAATTCTGGGGGGCAGGAAGGGGACTTTCCTGGGAGGACCTTCTCTGTGtctccctgctccccacccctcccctccctctgggaTCTACCCAAGGCAGGGACCCTGCCCACCAGTGGCTATGGCAACAGCTTTGGAGCCTGGTATCAGCATCACTCCTCAGATGTCCTGGCTTCGCCTCAGATGATGTGA